In Phycisphaerales bacterium, the sequence CTCGGTAGACGGTGGCGGCAACGAGCCACTGGGCGAACTGGTCTTTGCCGACGGCGACCTGGGACGAGCCGCCGCGGAAGGCGACCTGGCTGTCGTAGCCGCGGAAACTCCCGCCGAGGAGGGGCCAGGAGAGGCTGTCGCAGGCGTCGGTGAGCACGCCAGGAAGTGTGAAGACGGTTGGTGTGCCCGGTGTGCCGCCGGAGGTGATGCCGAAGACGTGGATGGCGTTGACCGATCCGTTGGGCGTGGTTTGCGCGAGTGCGGCGCCGGTTCCGATGGTTCCCATGAAGAACGTGGTCGGTGAGAACGTGATGCCGCCACGATGGTCGGCGGCGGCGGCGAGGTGGGCGGAGGAGGTTGAGAGCACGTTCGGTGCCGATTCAAAGACGTAGTGGCGAGCAAAATCGGCAGCAAGGAGGATCGATCGGCCCTCGATCTCGCTGGGGATCAAGTTGGGCGTGGCGTGGATCACGCTGCTGTTGTTGAGGAGGCGCGTGGAGGCGCCGGTGTCGGAGGCGCCGGCGGTGTCGATGGAGTTGGTGCTCGTGGTACGGCTGGCAAGGGTGACGCGGAAGAGGTTGTCGCCCTGGATGAGATTGGTGGTGCCGAGGGCGGTCGTGGAATCGGCACGGAAGACGATGTTGCCGTCGGCATCGACGCCGCCGTAGCCGAACTGGCTGCGGTCGAGTTGCGAGGCGGCGGGCGAGTTGTTCGCGGCGAGGACGCGCGTCACATAGAAGCGTGTGGGATTTGCGGGATCAAAGGCGACCTGCGCACCAACGACCTGGTTGATGAATCCCAGATTCGTGAGGATCTGCACGTCGCAGAAATCGAGGAAGCCGATCGAGAAGACCGAGGCCGTGCCCGTGGGCGTGACGGTGGAGACGAGGGCTGTGTTGTTGCGCGAGGTGTTGACGCCGCCGCCCGCCTGGGTCCAGAGGCTGTACGACGCGCTGGGGAAAGGGCGCCCACGGCGTATGGTCTGGCTGATGGACGACGCGCCGTTGAGCATCGTGAAGCGCGTGGTGTTGCCGGCGCCGGGGAGGCTCGACTTGGCGATTGGTGCGAGGCCGAACGTCGTGCCCCATGAGGTCGTGATGGGCGCGGTGTCCACGATGTACGACGCGCGCTGCGGAATGCCAGATGACCAGGGATAGAGCGCGTCACCGGGAAGACCGTTGCCGCCCTCGCCATTGGTCGAAACGCTGTCCTGGGCGCACACGATCGGCGCGGCGACCACCAAGGCGACAGCCGATACCCATAGCCCACGGCACGTTTTCGAGGCTCCGTCTCGCATCCGTCGCTCCTTCACGCCGAAAGTCATCGGCGTGTAGTCTCCATGAGTCTATCAGACCGGCGTGCAACTCAACCCTAACATTACCCGATTCGGGAATGTCTGCTCGCGAGTCGCGCGGCGAGTCGTGCGTTGGACTTCACTAGGGCGATGTTGGCGGCCAGGGTCTTGCCGCCGGAGAGGCGATGGAGATGTCCGAGAATCGCCGGGGTGGCGTCGCGGCCCGTCGCGGTGTCACCGGCCGCCTCGACCGCCTGGGCTAACCAGCGGGACCACTGGGCCTCGGGAATCGCATCCTGCTCGGCGATCGGATTTGCAATGACGAGGCCGCGGCCGGTCCGATTGAGTTCAAAGGCGATGAATCGAGCGAGATCATCGACGTCATCGAATCGGGCGTCGACGCTGGTGCCGCCGTCGCGGACGTAGAAGGCGGGGAAGCGGTCGGTTTGGAAGCCGACAACAGGGATGCCGAGGGTCTCGAGGGCCTCGCGGGTGGCGTGGACATCGAGGAGTCCCTTCACACCCGCCGAGACAACCGCGACGGGGAACCGCACCAGAGCCTGCAGATCGCCCGAGATATCGAGATGCTGGGCGAAGTTTCGGTGGACGCCGCCGAGCGCGCCCGTGGCGAAGAGTCGCACACCGGCCTGAGCGGCGAGTTCCATGGTGGTGGCGACGGTCGTGGCGGCATGAGACTCGCGGAAGAGGCACGCGCCGAGATTGGCCGTGTTGGCCTTGGGCACGCTCGTCGCTTCGAGGAGGTCACGTACCTGGGCGTCGGTCATGCCGACGATCGGGCGTCCCGCGTGCACCCCCACCACCGCCGGCACGGCACCCTCCTCGCGGACGATCGCCGAGAGTTCCGTGGCAAGAACCGGGGCGGACTCTTTGGGGACGCCATGGACAAGAAGCGTCGTCTCCAAGGCGACAGCCCGGGCACGAGCGGCAGGATCGAGGGGGCAGTGGACGAGCATGAATCAGTGTAACACTTCGTCTCAAATCGCGGAGACATCTTGACACACTGAAGTCTGCCTGAAACCCATATCATTCTCATATGCCCACCCACCACGATCCTATCTCCGCGTCCGTCATCGACTTCCTCGCCTCGCACGACCCGCAGGTCGGCGCACTGATCGCGAAGGAGCGTGCCCGCCAGCACTCGACGCTGGAACTCATCGCGAGCGAGAACCACGTCTCGCCGGCCGTCATGCACGCGATGGGGACATGCCTCACAAACAAGTATGCCGAGGGATATCCCGGCGCGCGCTACTACGGCGGGTGCGAGTTCCACGACGCGGTCGAGTCGCTCGCGATCGAGCGGGCAAAGCAGATGTTCGGGTGCAGGTTCGCGAACGTGCAGCCGCACTCGGGGGCGCAGGCCAACGCCGCCGCGTTCATGGCGCTGATGCAGCCCGGCGACACGTTCGCGAGCCTCGTGCTCAAGGACGGCGGGCACCTCTCGCACGGGATGAAGATCAACTTCTCGGGCGTCTACTTCAAGCCCGTGCACTATCCGCTGCACTATGACGCGTCTCACAAGGACTTCGAACGGATCGACTATGACGCGGTGCGGAGCGTGTGCTTGGAGCACAAGCCCAAGGTGCTGCTCTGTGGATATTCGGCGTACCCACGGGCGATCGACTTCGCACGCTTCCGGGCGATTGCCGACGAGTGCGGAGCGTTGCTATTGGCGGATGTCGCGCACATCGCCGGGCTGATCGTGGGCGGGTCTCACCAAAGCCCCTTCCCGCACGCGCACGTCGTCACGACCACGACGCACAAGACGCTCCGCGGGCCGCGCGGCGGGCTGATCCTCACGAACGACGAGGAACTCGCGAAGAAGATCGATAAGTCTGTCTTTCCGGGGATGCAGGGCGGCCCCTTGATGCACGTCATCGCGGCCAAGGCGATCGCGTTCGGCGAGTGCCTGAAGCCCGAGTTCAAGACGTATTCGGCTCAGGTCGTGTCGAACGCCAGGACGCTCGCGACGGCGCTCACGAAGCGCGGCTTCCGGATCACCACGGGCGGGACCGACAATCACCTCATGCTCGTCGACCTTCGGCCCAAGGGCGAGGCGCTCACCGGGAGCGACGCGGAGAAGTGGCTCGAGATGGCGGGCCTGGTGTGCAACAAGAACGGCATCCCCAACGACCCGCGCCCGCCCCGCGTGACGAGCGGCGTGCGCCTGGGCACGCCCGCAACCACGACGCGTGGCCTGCGCGAGGCGGACATGGAGTCGATCGCCGAGATGATCGACACGGTGCTGAGCGCGGGGCTCAAGGGTGAGGCGGCGCTCAAAGCCGCCGTCGAGTCGACACGGGCGCGTGTGGCGAGTATCGTGGAGAAGTATCCGCTCAAGTAGATCGCGTGGATCACGCGGAACTCGCCAGGCAGATCAGGTCTTCAGTTGTGCCGCGGTGAACGTCCGGCCCGTGGTCTCTCTCGCCCACGTCCACGCCGGGCCTCGTTTAGCCTCGTAGAACTCCCACAACTCGAACCAGTAACTGCGGAAGGCGTGCGTGCCGAAGGGCGAGTAGTGGTTGTGAAGGCGTTTGAGGATGGCGCGATCGGGGCCCTTCATGCCCAGGACCGTTTTCGCGTGGCGGATGGACTCGGTATCGAGGGGGAGCGTTGAGTATCGGCCCATCAACTGCATGATGTTGGCGGCGGCGTAGGGGCCTATGCCGGGGAGTTCGATGAGGCGTTCGCGGACGACATCATCTGGCGTCGCGGGATCTTCGAGGGCGTCCACGTCGAGATCACGCTTCGACGTGAAGAGGCGGGCGAGTTCGACGATCCTCGCGTCTCGATACCCGGTTCGGCAGCGGGCGCGGAGCGTTTGCACGCGCGTCTTGGCGAGTTGGGCCGGCGTGGGGAAGGCGTGCTCGGGGTCGCAGGCCTTGCCCACGACCTCGCAGAGGCGCAGGTTCATGACGACGGTGCTGGGCCATTGCACGTTGCAACTGGTCACGGTTTTGATGACGTCTTCGAAGAGTGAGGGGGAGCGGAAGAGGCGCCCGCGGCCGGATTTCTTCCAGCGAGGATCGACGCGGTGGAACTCGCGCATCGTCGCGTGGTCCTCGTCGAGGCGGAGCATGCGCGAGATCTGGCCCTCGGCGTCAGCGCGCTCGCGGGTGGTGAGCGTTCGTGA encodes:
- a CDS encoding pseudouridine-5'-phosphate glycosidase, whose translation is MLVHCPLDPAARARAVALETTLLVHGVPKESAPVLATELSAIVREEGAVPAVVGVHAGRPIVGMTDAQVRDLLEATSVPKANTANLGACLFRESHAATTVATTMELAAQAGVRLFATGALGGVHRNFAQHLDISGDLQALVRFPVAVVSAGVKGLLDVHATREALETLGIPVVGFQTDRFPAFYVRDGGTSVDARFDDVDDLARFIAFELNRTGRGLVIANPIAEQDAIPEAQWSRWLAQAVEAAGDTATGRDATPAILGHLHRLSGGKTLAANIALVKSNARLAARLASRHSRIG
- a CDS encoding serine hydroxymethyltransferase, which gives rise to MPTHHDPISASVIDFLASHDPQVGALIAKERARQHSTLELIASENHVSPAVMHAMGTCLTNKYAEGYPGARYYGGCEFHDAVESLAIERAKQMFGCRFANVQPHSGAQANAAAFMALMQPGDTFASLVLKDGGHLSHGMKINFSGVYFKPVHYPLHYDASHKDFERIDYDAVRSVCLEHKPKVLLCGYSAYPRAIDFARFRAIADECGALLLADVAHIAGLIVGGSHQSPFPHAHVVTTTTHKTLRGPRGGLILTNDEELAKKIDKSVFPGMQGGPLMHVIAAKAIAFGECLKPEFKTYSAQVVSNARTLATALTKRGFRITTGGTDNHLMLVDLRPKGEALTGSDAEKWLEMAGLVCNKNGIPNDPRPPRVTSGVRLGTPATTTRGLREADMESIAEMIDTVLSAGLKGEAALKAAVESTRARVASIVEKYPLK